AGACCGGCGCCGCCGCAGCCGCAGGAGGACGTCAGCGCGAGGTTGTGGTCCTCCGTGGTGGAGATGCCCGTCACCCCGCGCAGGCCCCGCACCCGGACGGGGATGGTGCTGCCGTCGAGGGCGCCGTCGCCCAGCTGCCCGGAGGCGTTGTCCCCCCAGGCCCACACGGTGCCGTCGCCCGCCAGTGCGAGGCTGTGGCCGAGACCTGCCGCGACGGCCCTGACCCCGGTGAGTGTCCGGACCTCCACCGGGGTCGTGCTGTCGATGTTGGTGCCGTTGCCCAGCTGCCCGGAGAAGTTGTCGCCCCAGGACAGCACCCGGCCGTCCCTGACCACCGCGAGGCTGTGGTTGCCGCCCGCGGCGAGGGCCCTGGCCCGGGTGATGCCCTGCACCTGGACGGGGATGGTGCTGTCGTCGAGGGCGCCGTTGCCCAGCTGGCCGTTGTCGTTGTCCCCCCACGCCCGGACCGTGCCGTCACGCAGCAGGGCGGCGGCGTGGTTGTCGCCGCCGGCGAGGGCCTTCACGCCGGAGAGGTTCTGCACCTCGACGGGGAGGGAGCGGTCGGCGAGGGTGCCGTTGCCCAGCTGGCCGTTGTCGTTGTCGCCCCACGCCCGGACCGTGCCGTCACGCAGCAGGGCCAGGCTGAAGTCGTCGCCCGCCACGACGGCCTTCACGCCGGTGAGGCCCGGGACCCGGACGGGGACGTTGCTGTCGGTCTCGGTGCCGTTGCCCAGCTGGCCGTTGTCGTTGTCCCCCCACGCCCACACCGTGCCGTCACGCAGCAGGGCCAGGCTGTGCCCGAAGCCGGCGGCGAGACTCCTGATTCCGGTCAGTTCCGGAACGGCGACGGGCACGGTGCTGTCGGCGTTGTCACCGGTGCCGAGTTGGCCGTCCTCGTTGTCGCCCCAGGCCTGCGCGAACGGCGCGGCGCCACCGCCGAAGGGATCCGCCGCGAAGGCGCCGGGCGTCCAGACCAGCGTCGCTGCCAGCGCGGCGGCCAGCACCGTACGGTTGCGTCCTGCGGCACCGCGGGCCGGCGGATGCGCTTCACCCATGACACTCTCCCTCTCGTCCGGTCCCGCCCCACCGCCTCCCCGGCGGTACGAAATCTGAAGAAACCAGCCACAGGCATACCAGTCACCCCCGTACCGTCCGGCACGACACGTGCAGAACCCGTCTCCCGGCGCCCGGTCGGGGCGGGCAACCGTCGGCGCGGGCGTGCGGCGGGCGGCCTCCGGCTCGCGGACACGCGCGCTCGTGGCGGCGGTGGGCACGGACCGCCCGTGCGGGGTGGGGCCGGGCGGGTGGTGCGTTTAGGCCCGTCGGCCGTGCGCTCGTCCGTGTCGGCGGCGTCCGGTACGGGCCGCTCGCTACGTTCCAGGCACATACACCCCAGAGCTCGAAGGGCACAGCCATGGCCAAGTGCGAAGTCTGCGGCAACGACTACGAGATGTCGTTCGAGGTGCACGCCGCCGGAGCGGTGCACACGTTCGACAGCATCGAGTGTGCGGCCCAGCGGATGGCACCGATCTGCGAGAACTGCCAGTGCCGGATCCTCGGCCACGGACTGCAGGCCGACGGGCAGTTCTACTGCTGTGCGCACTGCGCCCGCCAGAAGGGCGTCGCGGAGCTCGCCGACCACGCCTGAGCCGCTCCGCGCGGCCGCGGCGGGAGTTGCGCCGGCGGCGCAAGGACCCGCACGCCGCGCTCCACGCGTCTACTGTGCTCCGTGTCATACCCGTGGGGCCGAGGGCGTGCGATGACTTTCGGCGCTGCGCACCGTCTCCTTTGAAGCAGTCCGTCGGAGCAGGAAGCGGAGAGACTCCCATGCGCATCGTGATCACCGAGTTCATCAGCCTGGACGGCGTCGTGCAGGCCCCGGGCGGTCCCGAGGAGGACACCGACGGCGGCTTCGCGCACGGTGGCTGGTCACACCCGTTCTTCGACCCGGAGACGGTGGGCGGCGCGTTCGACGAGGCGCTCAGGAATGCGGAGGGGCTGCTGTTCGGGCGCCGCACCTGGCAGACGATGGCCGGCGCGTGGCCGGAGCGGGCCGGAGACCCGTTCGCCGACAGGATGAACGCGCTCCCGAAGTACGTCGTGTCGCAGACGCTCGGCGAGGACAAGCTGACGTGGCACAACACCAGGTGTATCCCCGGTGACGAGGCCGTCGCCCGGATCCGGGAGCTGCGGGACGCCGAGGGCGGCGATCTGGTCGTGATGGGCAGCCCGACCCTGGCCCGGACCCTCATCGCCGAGGGACTGGTCGACGAACTCCGGCTGATGATCATGCCGGTACTCCTCGGCGGCGGAAAGACGATCTTCCCGGGCGACGGCGGCAAGCACTCTCTGGAGCTGGTCTCCACGGTCGCCAGCGGCACCGGTGTGCACGTGTGCGTCTACCGGCCGGCCGCCGGGGAGTAGGGCGTCCCGGCCGTGCACCGTCCGGTCGGACAGGTCGCCCGGCCCCCCTGGGTCGCCCGGCCCGCCACCGGATCGATCGCGTACCGGCCGAGAGCGGAGGGTCGAGCAGCATGCCGTCGGACCGCACGGGCGACCCGCACCAACTGCGCCCCGCGGACCGTACGGCGATCCGCAGACCGAGGGACCGGGCGGGCCGCACGGCGGCGGGGACGTCCCGCTCGGAGGCGGCACGGACGATGAGTTCGGGGAACCTCTCGGGTTTCAGGTCGTTCCACACCATCGCGGCGCGCTTCGTGACCAGCGTCGCCCCGCCGGACGATGGGCCCCTCGACGGCTCCGGCCTGCCTCTGTTCACGCAACGCGGGTTCCAGGACTCGCGCCGGGTGCGGCTGTGTGTCACCCGGGCCGCCCGTGTGCTCATCGACTGGGCCGTCGGGGAACGGGGCATCCACCGCGTCGCATGGTGGGTCCCATCCGGCAACGCACTCAGTATCGCGGTGGCCCGGCGACTGGGAATGACCAAGGACGCTGCACTACGCGAGAGTTACCCGTACCGGGGGAAGCGCCACGACATGGAGATCTGGCCCGTGCTCGCCTCGGAACGGCGAGCGGGGATCGGCCGGTCTCCCGGACGTCGGTGGGATGACATAATCCGAGCAGTGGAGACCGAGCACGGGCGGCGCTACGGCCGAGAAGGCGGGGGAAAGGCAACGGTGGCCTTGTCGACATCATGGCCGCAATGGCGCTCGGATTCCCCGGAGTCGTCCTCCGCCGGGCACCCCTTCCTGCTCGTCACTCTGCGCATGACCGTCCCAGGCGGCAGGCAGTGGCAGCAGTACCGCTTCGTCGAGAACCAGGATCTGCGTTCCCGGCTCGTTCCCCTTCTCGGCACGCTGCCCGTGAGCCACTCGCTGCTGCAGGAACCGCACGGCGGGCAGCCCTGCCGGTTCAGCGACCCGGCCGTACGGCTCTGGCGGGACGACGACGCCGACCGCTGGCCCAACACCCTGTACCGGTCGTTCGCCGAGGCGGACGGACCGCGCCGGGGGCTCGGCGAGGTGGCGGTGATGTTGCGGCTGCACAGCCGGAGCGGCTTCGTCCGGGAGGTCTCCCGCACGATCAACGAGTGCAACGTCCGCGCGGACGGGCTGCTCCTGCGTACCCAGGTGCCGGACGTCCTGACGCCCGACGGCTGACGCTCCGCGGCAGGACCGGCGCGGATCCCTGGCCGAGCGCCCCGAGCCGCGCCGCAGGGAGGCCTCCGCTCGGCGGCGGCCTCACCACGGCCGGCAGGGGAACAGCCCCGAGCGTCGGAACCCTTTCCGGACCGTGCCCCGGACGCCGGGAGACCAGCAGCACGGCGGTGACCCACACGGCCACCGCGGCCAGCCCGATGCCGGACGACCCCGTGGCGCCAGCCCACAGGAAGAGCACGCCTGCCGGCGTCGCCGTCGCCCCCACGAGGAGCGCCTCGCGACGGCCGAGTCCCCGCCGGCCGAGTCCCCGCCGGGCGGGCCGCCCCGCGCGCAGCCCGGCTTCGATCTGGTCCAGCATCGCGATCTCTCGCGCCGACAGCCGCCTCTCCCTCGGCACCCCGCCCCCAGCCTCTGCTGTGTACCCGACCCGGCCCATCCGCACCACGCGTCCGCCCCGGCACGGGGCGTCCCAGTGCGGATGCCCGCTCATCGCTCCCGTACGCAGGGAATCCGCGTGTCCGGCCCGCAGGCGGCGCGCCCGTGCAGCGCCGTCTCGCCCTTCGGGTCCGGACGAGGGCCGTCACACTCCTCGCCCGGACACTCTTCGAGCGTACGGCGGACGAGCCCGTCCGGCGGTGCGGCCGGTCCCCGCGGTCGCGCAGAGGGGGTCAGCGCCCCAGTGCCCGGCGCAGTTCGTCCTTGTTCATCGGGGCGGCACCAGCGGTGGCGCGGCGGGATCGGTACCGCGTCCGGGACGGGCACACGGTCATCGCCGGGCCCTCATCCACCGGGCGAACGCGTCCAGCGCCTCCTCCGCGCCACGGCGGCCGACCCCGATGCGGAAGCGGTCGGTGGGCGTGGCGGTGAGCTCCGAACCGTAGACGCTCGCGGGCAGCAGCAGGACCCCGGCCTCCTCGAGGAGACCGGTGCAGAACTCCTCGACTCCTCCCGGGCCGAGGTAGCGGGGGTAGGCGACGCAGCCTCCGTCGGGCGCCCGCCAGTCGAAGTGGCCCGGGAACTCGGCGAAGAAGGCGTCGAAGACGGGCAGGTTGCGCTCGATCAGCGCGCGGTTGCGGGCCAGGATGGTCTCCCTGGCCCTGAGGGCGATCCTGGCCAGGACCTCGCTGGGGGCGGAGTTGCAGATCGTGGTGTAGTGCTTGGCCCGTTCCAGCCGGGACAGCAGGGCGCGGTCGCGGCAGGTGATCCAGCCGATCCGCAGACCGGGGAGACCGAGCGTCTTGGAGGTCACGTTCAGCGACAGGGCGTGTTCGGAGAGGTCGGCGGCCTGGGGAAGGGTGCGGGCGGGGTCGCGTTCGAGGCCGCGGTAGACCTCGTCGCTGAAGAGGTGGATGCCGCGTTCGTCGCACAGCCGCGCCAGGGCGGTGAAGGTTCCGGCGTCGACGACCTTGCCGGTGGGATTGTTGGGGAAGTTCACCGAGACGACCCGGGTGCGGGGGCGGATGGCGTCCACCACGGCGTCCAGGTCCAGGGCCCAGTCGCGGTCGGCGTCGAGCGCGACACCGGTGACCTCGCACAGGGCGAGCGGCACCGTCTCGGCCGCCTGGTAGTTGGGGGTGATCACGACGGCGTGGTCGTCCGGCCCGAGCAGGACGTTCATGGCCAGGTAGAGGGCCTCTTCGGCACCGGCGAAGCACAGCACGTCGTCCGCGTCCGCCCGTTCGTAGGTGGCGGCCACGGCCTCGCGCAGGGCCGGGTCGCCGTAGGTCTCGGTGTAGCCGAGATGCAGGTTCTCGAAGGCTGCGCGGTCCTCGTCGTCGGCGAGTGCCAGCAGTTCGCCGAGAGCCATGCTCTGGGCGTCCGACGCGGTGAGGTGGTGGCGGGCCGCGAACTCCCAGCGGGAGAAGAAGGTTTCGAGTCGGAAGTCGGGCAGCCGGGTCATGCGGGGTCCTTCGTACTGGGGGCTCGGTGTTCGGCCAGGAGGTCGTAGACCGTGGAGCGCGACACACGCAGGGCGCCGGCTACGACGGGGACGGCGCGGCGGACGCCGAACACCTTCGCCTCGTCCAGTCGTCCCAGTACCGTGAGCCGGTCCTGCCGGGTCAGGCGCTCGACCGGGCGGCCGCACTCCCGTACGTAGGTGCCGACGACGTGCTGGACGCGTTCGGCCCAGTCCTGCTCGAAGAGCGGTTCGGGACGCTCCACGACGGGGGCGCCGAAGGAGCTCAGCAGGGCGGCGGCCCGCTCCAGCGGGGTGCGGTCGAGATTGACGCAGAGGACGGCCGAGGCATCGCCGTCGGCGCCGCGCAGGACGGCGCTGACCGAGGAGAGCCGGCGGCCGTCGGCGAGGATCTTCTCGTACGGGCCGAAGACGTCCTGTGCGGCGGGCTCCAGGGCGTCCAGTTCGCCGAGCATCGAAGCGTCGCCGGCCTTGCGGCCGTCCACGGGGTTCCAGATGGCGAGAACGCTGTCCGTGCGCGGGTCGTGCAGGACCACCTCGGCGTAGGGGCCGAGGAGCCGTGCGACGGCCTGGCACACCGCTGACCACGTCCGCACGCGCGGATCCGGTTCCTCCGTCATCTCCATGGCTGCCGCCTCCCGCTCCATGGCTGTGGCCTCAACGTACGGCCGCGACTCCCATGCCCGGACTTTACGTCCAGCCCGGACGGATTGTCCAGACGCGAGCTGCGGGACACTCCGGCTCCCCGGTGTCGCAGGCGGGGGATCCGGAGACGGCTGCCGGGCCATCGAGCCCGCTCCCCCACCACTCGGCGAGGCGACGCGAGCGGGCGCCGGGACATCGTCGGCGGCCCGGCCGTCCGCGCGCACTATGGTGTGCTCTGACGGCCCGCCAGACGGCTCCCCCGACGTGACCCACCACGGGGCGCGGCCGCGCGCCGCGGCCAGCGGCCGGCGGCCGTCCGCGCCTCGGGGACGGGTGCCGGGAGGGCATGGATGCCGGAACTGTTCGCGCTGAGCGCCGCGCTCATGTTCGGTCTCGTGCACTTCTTCAGCGGTCTGCTGGCCAGACGGGCGGACAGTTACGCGGTCGCGGCGTTCGGGCAGGTCGGCGGCATCGTCCTGATGCTCGCCGTGGCGGTCGTGATGCCGGTGGCGAGCGTGGAGGCGCCGGTTCTGACGGCCTCGCACATCACCTCCGGCGCGCTGGGGTGGGGCGTGCTGTCCGGGGTGGGCACCGGCATCGGTGTCGCGTATCTGTACCGGGGACTGGCGGCCGGCCGGATGAGCGTGGTGGCCCCGCTCAGCGGTGTCGCCGGAGTCGCGCTGCCCGTGCTCGTCGGCGTCGTCGTCCTCGGCGACCGGCCGAGTCCGCTCGCCTGGCTGGGTGTAGCGGCGGCGGTTCCCGCGCTGTGGCTGGTCTCCCGCAACGACCGCCCCGAGGCCGGGGGAACCGCGGCCGGCGCACGGTTCGGGCTGCTGTCGGGGATCGGCTTCGCGGTGCAGTTCCTCGCCATCTCCCGAATCGACCCGGCGGCGGGCCTCTGGCCGATCCTGGCCGCCCGAACCGCGGCCACGCTCACGATCGCCCTCATGGCCCGGGCGGCCCGGGCGACCCTCCGCCTGCCCCGCAGGCTCGTTCTTCCGGCACTGGCGGTCGGCTCGATGGGCGCGGTGGCCCTGGTGCTCTACCAGGCCGCCACCCTCCACCAGCTGCTGGCCCTGGCGACGGTGCTGGCCTCGCTGTACCCCGCGGTCCCGGTCGTCCTGGCCGTCGTCTTCCTCCACGAACGCCCCACCACCGGCCAGATCGCGGGGCTGCTGTGCACCGGCGTGGCGGTCATCCTGATCGCCCTGGGCTGAGTGGAGGTCCGCCTTCCCGCACACGGCGGCGAGGACGCGACCCCGGTCGCCGGCGCCGGACGAGACCGCTCCCTTCCGCGACGGCCCGCCGGGGGGCGGGGGCGTCGTCGGGCGCGGGGCCCTGGCGGGCGGGCTTCGATGTCGGCGGGACGCAGCCCTCGACGGAGAGCCGGACCGGAGACGTCAGGCCCGATTGACGGCCACCTCGGCCACCGTGCCCCGGTCCCCCTCGCACCGCGGCACCTTCCTGCTGCGCCTGCCGTGCACGAAGGGGTGGGAAGCCCTGGAACCCGGCGCCTTCGGCCATGGCGCCCCGAACCGTCGGTCATGCCGAGCGCGTGTGCGACCGCGGCGTGGACCGGATCGTGCGGCAGTGAACGGGCCAGCCGGCGGGGGCCGTACGTCCGGACCGTCACGGGCCGTCCTCGGTCACCGGATGCTGGCCGGCGACCTCCTTCCAGAAAGCGTCCACCCGGGCGTTGAACTTCTCGGGGGACTCCTGGAAGGGCTGGTGCGCCTCGCCGAACAGCATCTCGAAGTCCGCACCCGGAATGGCGTCGGCAACGGCCCGCCCGAACCGCGGGGGTGCGGCGAGGTCGCACTCCCCCGACAGCACGAGCGTCGGCGCGGTGATCCCCGGCAGGCGGTCGAGGGTCTCGTGCGCCGCGAAGGCCTCGACCTGGCGCTGGAATGCCTCGGCGGACTGCGGATGGGGAAAGGCCAGCGTCTCGTCGATGATCCGGTCCACCATGCCGTTCGCGTGGGCGCGCGGGGTGTAGACCCACAGCAGGAACGCCTCGAGCATGGCGCGTTCTCCCGGTGCCTCGGCGGCGAGCCAGTGCCAGAACCGGGTCATCGAACGGAAGTAGGCGTCCGGCCGCGCCCAGGCGGACACGAGGACGAGGCTGCGTACCCGGCCCGGGTGGCGCAGTGCCAGCTCCTGGGCGATCAGACTGCCGCCCGAGAAGCCCGCGACGTGGGCGCGCTCCACACCGAGGGACGGCAGCAGCGCCGCGGCGTCGTCGGCCATCAGCGGAACCGACAGCGGCCCGTCGGGGAGCGGTGTCCGACCGGCTCCGCGGTTGTCGAAGGCGGTGACCCGGTAGC
The genomic region above belongs to Streptomyces marianii and contains:
- a CDS encoding helix-turn-helix transcriptional regulator, with product MEMTEEPDPRVRTWSAVCQAVARLLGPYAEVVLHDPRTDSVLAIWNPVDGRKAGDASMLGELDALEPAAQDVFGPYEKILADGRRLSSVSAVLRGADGDASAVLCVNLDRTPLERAAALLSSFGAPVVERPEPLFEQDWAERVQHVVGTYVRECGRPVERLTRQDRLTVLGRLDEAKVFGVRRAVPVVAGALRVSRSTVYDLLAEHRAPSTKDPA
- a CDS encoding alpha/beta fold hydrolase, which translates into the protein MGEQVEANGARFWVERRGEGPDVLLVAGLSDPAEAWQAQLDGLSDRYRVTAFDNRGAGRTPLPDGPLSVPLMADDAAALLPSLGVERAHVAGFSGGSLIAQELALRHPGRVRSLVLVSAWARPDAYFRSMTRFWHWLAAEAPGERAMLEAFLLWVYTPRAHANGMVDRIIDETLAFPHPQSAEAFQRQVEAFAAHETLDRLPGITAPTLVLSGECDLAAPPRFGRAVADAIPGADFEMLFGEAHQPFQESPEKFNARVDAFWKEVAGQHPVTEDGP
- a CDS encoding aminotransferase class I/II-fold pyridoxal phosphate-dependent enzyme codes for the protein MTRLPDFRLETFFSRWEFAARHHLTASDAQSMALGELLALADDEDRAAFENLHLGYTETYGDPALREAVAATYERADADDVLCFAGAEEALYLAMNVLLGPDDHAVVITPNYQAAETVPLALCEVTGVALDADRDWALDLDAVVDAIRPRTRVVSVNFPNNPTGKVVDAGTFTALARLCDERGIHLFSDEVYRGLERDPARTLPQAADLSEHALSLNVTSKTLGLPGLRIGWITCRDRALLSRLERAKHYTTICNSAPSEVLARIALRARETILARNRALIERNLPVFDAFFAEFPGHFDWRAPDGGCVAYPRYLGPGGVEEFCTGLLEEAGVLLLPASVYGSELTATPTDRFRIGVGRRGAEEALDAFARWMRARR
- a CDS encoding dihydrofolate reductase family protein — protein: MRIVITEFISLDGVVQAPGGPEEDTDGGFAHGGWSHPFFDPETVGGAFDEALRNAEGLLFGRRTWQTMAGAWPERAGDPFADRMNALPKYVVSQTLGEDKLTWHNTRCIPGDEAVARIRELRDAEGGDLVVMGSPTLARTLIAEGLVDELRLMIMPVLLGGGKTIFPGDGGKHSLELVSTVASGTGVHVCVYRPAAGE
- a CDS encoding RCC1 domain-containing protein; this encodes MGEAHPPARGAAGRNRTVLAAALAATLVWTPGAFAADPFGGGAAPFAQAWGDNEDGQLGTGDNADSTVPVAVPELTGIRSLAAGFGHSLALLRDGTVWAWGDNDNGQLGNGTETDSNVPVRVPGLTGVKAVVAGDDFSLALLRDGTVRAWGDNDNGQLGNGTLADRSLPVEVQNLSGVKALAGGDNHAAALLRDGTVRAWGDNDNGQLGNGALDDSTIPVQVQGITRARALAAGGNHSLAVVRDGRVLSWGDNFSGQLGNGTNIDSTTPVEVRTLTGVRAVAAGLGHSLALAGDGTVWAWGDNASGQLGDGALDGSTIPVRVRGLRGVTGISTTEDHNLALTSSCGCGGAGLPSPSSCRCDDWPGGFPGSGEDDPGDEPGPGSVVHAWGENGEGRLGNGGTADSSVPVAVTTTIGKAGLIAAGGEHSLAG
- a CDS encoding DMT family transporter, with product MPELFALSAALMFGLVHFFSGLLARRADSYAVAAFGQVGGIVLMLAVAVVMPVASVEAPVLTASHITSGALGWGVLSGVGTGIGVAYLYRGLAAGRMSVVAPLSGVAGVALPVLVGVVVLGDRPSPLAWLGVAAAVPALWLVSRNDRPEAGGTAAGARFGLLSGIGFAVQFLAISRIDPAAGLWPILAARTAATLTIALMARAARATLRLPRRLVLPALAVGSMGAVALVLYQAATLHQLLALATVLASLYPAVPVVLAVVFLHERPTTGQIAGLLCTGVAVILIALG